One window of the Daphnia pulex isolate KAP4 chromosome 8, ASM2113471v1 genome contains the following:
- the LOC124200839 gene encoding uncharacterized protein LOC124200839 codes for MIGVVLFDNHDDLLYVYSDREFKNRIHCVSDTLDMCAVPGEEVMDDDIRSRRDAESMILMQIFSPLLTSHRIMNQEFQNSYDCIACEDGSTVAFYEQMGFLLITVARSSVNAVHLARVSFSLMQHVCGPSLSVLKHSNTHSELATLLIETFLRLRQSSQPIVTESLHYEPISEAVNSSILRVLQVAVSDLNMRGGIPESRAHILIIKETSIVAIYSGKGTSELKIDEILFLIIVANAFDHSRSSTRHSLIILESCVPYTIHIQRVEDGLDVVVLIEGGLHQIATGLFSLLKSLYATPIRSDLISKQLKQVQKMAYKYNQRHQWWDLLVWRPEQSQNQSAMSAFSRQILRGFEIVCLNPSLLFAAVEHVSAVIDDIQLSIPMQSLSQPCRLTPLLKIYPGLVHFVLIDRKNHRMISPALPLGRHDSSFDNMWKIFHTSLEWLNEGMHNLLWNDKQLCYSHAIWIEDASNKKLPWKSNWDMQTGTFGYPALMGSGFYENLMKGGLEDEEAETTHYLQFFCIHLALTSPSLVVEQSERMADHLKRFIYPSFGKLEDLF; via the exons ATGATTGGTGTCGTTTTATTTGACAATCACGATGATTTGCTCTATGTTTATAGTGACCGCGAGTTCAAAAACAGAATTCATTGCGTATCGGATACCTTGGACATGTGTGCCGTGCCAGGAGAGGAAGTAATGGACGATGACATTCGATCGAGAAGAGATGCCGAATCAATGATCCTCATGCAAATCTTTTCTCCGCTCTTGACTTCACATAGAATCATGAATCAAGAGTTTCAAAATTCTTACGATTGTATCGCCTGTGAAGACGGTTCCACCGTGGCCTTTTATGAGCAAATGGGATTCCTGCTCATCACAGTAGCCAGGTCATCTGTAAATGCTGTTCACCTGGCTAGGGTTAGCTTCAGTCTCATGCAACATGTTTGCGGTCCTTCATTATCAGT GTTGAAACACTCGAATACTCACTCAGAGCTTGCCACTCTTctgattgaaacatttttaagaTTGAGACAATCTAGTCAGCCCATTGTTACAGAATCACTGCATTATGAACCCATCAGTGAGGCTGTAAATTCTTCCATTCTAAGAGTCCTCCAAGTCGCAGTTTCAGATTTGAATATGCGTGGAGGAATTCCAGAGAGCAGGGCTCACATCCTCATCATAAAAGAAACCAGTATTGTTGCCATTTACTCTGG GAAGGGAACATCAGAATTAAAGATTGACGAGATTCTGTTTCTGATTATTGTTGCCAATGCCTTTGACCATTCTAGATCTTCAACTCGCCATAGTCTCATCATCCTTGAATCGTGTGTACCTTACACAATTCACATTCAAAGGGTGGAGGACGGTCTCGATGTGGTCGTCTTAATTGAG GGTGGATTGCATCAGATAGCCACTGgccttttttcattattgaaaAGTCTCTACGCGACGCCCATAAGGAGCGACTTGATTTCGAAACAATTGAAACAAGTGCAAAAAATGGCTTACAAGTATAATCAGCGGCATCAATGGTGGGACTTGCTGGTTTGGCGACCGGAGCAGAGCCAAAATCAATCAGCCATGTCCGCATTTTCGCGCCAAATTCTCCGCGGATTTGAAATCGTCTGCCTCAATCCATCCCTTCTGTTTGCAGCTGTTGAACACGTTTCGGCCGTGATCGACGACATCCAATTGAGTATTCCCATGCAGTCCTTATCGCAGCCCTGCAGGCTTACCCCACTGCTCAAAATCTACCCCGGGCTTGTGCATTTCGTCCTCATCGATAGAAAAAATCATCGAATGATCTCCCCCGCTCTGCCGCTGGGACGGCACGACTCCTCCTTTGACAAC ATGTGGAAAATCTTTCATACCTCCTTAGAATGGCTAAATGAAGGTATGCACAATTTATTGTGGAACGATAAGCAGCTGTGCTATTCGCACGCCATCTGGATAGAGGACGCATCG aacaaaaaattgcCATGGAAATCCAACTGGGACATGCAAACCGGTACTTTTGGCTATCCAGCTTTGATGGGTAGCGGTTTTTACGA AAATTTAATGAAGGGAGGGCTGGAAGATGAGGAGGCCGAAACGACCCATTACCTCCAGTTTTTCTGCATTCATCTCGCCCTAACCAGCCCAAGTCTTGTAGTCGAGCAGTCGGAACGCATGGCTGATCACTTGAAACGATTTATTTATCCTTCGTTTGGTAAGTTGGAAGATCTCTTCTAG
- the LOC124200838 gene encoding nodal modulator 1-like codes for MYSVKLIFFLFCCFTSSFADEDFLGCGGFVQVDKGVGLDLSKVEIRLYTKQGNLKYHTDCAPNNGYYFIPIYDKGEYVIKVVSPNGWSFKPSSFPINIDRETDRCSQGKDINFLFQGFSVNGKVVSHGRTSGPAGVTLQLIDDTTNNVLQNILSEKQGQFSFKNVVPGNYRVQASHSEWRLRSSEVKVSVKSDSQSIVEGLDILGYPVQGQVVSEGEPIQNVIFSLFSRDDDATSHCGLDAPSVSFPVEEGSEWKLVCQALSDLKGQFQFPVVQPGHYKILPLYQGENIRFDITPATFEFDVEDSRLILTQKFEVQGFRVSGRVLEHSGGSGLVGAKVYLNDKQVAITNDGGSYNLENIKTGMYRLTAESDQLGFDRLNVRISPTTPSLPDIVASSFRVCGQIQLTDLAVGRKARQVIFIPTSTKDSSAEPVLVATDDTGVFCQLLRPGVYKLEPMALESEVAAGLKFLPAYHEIKVEREGLSGFTFSQFRASVHGKVNVIGSNSNVAVKLASVSQPTRLAQPLETTTETGGFFEFNHLLPGKYRLSVLQDDWCWKAKTIDVELVDGDHSDLTFEQTGFAFAVSSSHEVDLAYTLDGQPSEDLLTVKTGTSKHCLPRAGHYVFTPKSCHVFDPPSIEWSSDKPVLAHLKSVSHRVGIVVRSDHEVTDLRVTATSPNGEAASLMLESVEKPSENEYEHRFVFNAPTGETLQVVATAESLLFFPATLQLTVGRECDDKAGTIIAQRGLYVSGSIRPAISEVQVTITGGRLTQPVTVETDSNGQYIYGPVNLDGHPILDLAATFSLDAKKRGYIVRPDKAFGDFIAEKLAEISVLVLDRATGQPLPSVLVAAAGGVGYRQNSQTGSDGRVTLSSLNPGEYFIKPVLKEYRFEPSSKLIEIEDGATVELQINGERVAFSCFGSVTALNGEPEGSVSVEAVGTGPSHCAEYQEDATTEANGQFRIRGLLPGCEYTVRMKTGNGFNKNVERTLPLSTSIKVENNDLSGLRFSVIKAVNQADVMITVDVLEPEHLRTIKLNLFREDQPGVVLQSLKLDNSPLVILPVLPMDGRKYFIQLESNLGRHNYDYQIPELSFTANTSVQHLSLRFHPRRKTVDASETTQVSIRGVLVALLVGLAVYYRESLGPLLNRALAMVNNALKPSRGGFAFGSGMSGVPVSSGHPNNPVFSEQELALMDEGNSVVKKRVKPRRAQ; via the exons ATGTATTCCGTAAAACTCatattctttctcttctgctgttttacCTCTTCATTCGCGGACGAAGATTTTTTGGGATGTGGCGGTTTCGTTCAAGTCGATAAAGGAGTAGGACTCGACTTATCTAAAGTCGAAATCCGGCT GTACACTAAGcaaggaaatttgaaatatcacACAGATTGTGCTCCAAACAATGGCTATTACTTTATTCCTATTTACGACAAGGGAGAATATGTGATCAAA GTTGTATCACCAAATGGCTGGAGTTTCAAACCATCATCTTTTCCCATCAACATTGACAGAGAAACAGATCGGTGCTCACAGGGAAAAGAtatcaactttttatttcaaggaTTTTCTGTTAATGGCAAG GTGGTGAGCCATGGAAGGACAAGTGGCCCTGCAGGCGTAACTCTTCAGTTAATTGATGATACTACTAACAATgttcttcaaaatattttatctgAAAAACAAGGACAATTTTCCTTCAAAAATGTCGTACCGGGCAATTACCGAGTTCAAGCTAGCCATTCCGAATGGCGTCTCCGTTCCAGTGAAGTTAAAGTCAGTGTGAAATCCGACTCGCAATCAATCGTCGAAGGCTTGGATATTCTTGGCTACCCAGTTCAGGGTCAAGTCGTTAGCGAAGGAGAGCCTATCCAAAACGTAATCTTTTCGCTATTTTCTCGTGACGATGACGCCACTTCTCACTGTGGATTGGACGCTCCATCCGTATCCTTTCCCGTTGAAGAGGGCAGCGAGTGGAAACTTGTTTGCCAAGCTTTATCCGATCTGAAAGGCCAATTTCAGTTCCCTGTTGTTCAACCTGGACATTACAAAATATTACCTCTCTACCAAGGAGAAAACATCCGGTTCGACATCACTCCCGCTACGTTCGAGTTTGACGTTGAAGATAGTCGCCTTATCTTGACACAAAAGTTTGAA GTCCAGGGATTCCGCGTTAGTGGTCGCGTTCTAGAGCACTCTGGTGGCTCTGGCCTTGTTGGTGCCAAAGTTTATTTGAATGATAAGCAAGTGGCGATCACAAACGATGGAGGATCCTACAATTTGGAGAATATAAAGACGGGAATGTATCGCCTAACTGCTGAGTCTG ATCAATTGGGTTTCGATCGTTTGAATGTACGAATCAGTCCTACTACACCATCTCTGCCAGATATTGTCGCTTCCTCCTTCCGAGTCTGTGGACAGATCCAGCTAACTGATTTAGCTGTCGGTCGTAAAGCAAGACAAGTGATTTTCATTCCAACATCGACTAAGGACTCTTCCGCCGAGCCAGTGCTCGTCGCCACCGATGACACTGGAGTCTTTTGCCAATTGCTAAGACCAGGTGTTTATAAATTGGAACCGATGGCGCTAGAATCCGAAGTGGCTGCTGGATTAAA GTTTCTCCCAGCATATCACGAAATCAAAGTAGAACGAGAAGGCTTGTCCGGCTTTACTTTTTCGCAATTCCGAGCATCGGTTCACGGCAAAGTAAACGTCATCGGATCCAACTCGAACGTGGCAGTTAAATTAGCAAGCGTTTCACAACCGACCCGTTTGGCCCAGCCCTTGGAAACGACGACAGAAACGGGGGGATTCTTTGAGTTCAATCATCTACTTCCCGGAAAATACCGTTTGTCCGTCTTGCAAGATGACTGGTGCTGGAAGGCTAAAACGATTGACGTGGAATTAGTCGACGGCGATCACTCGGACTTGACCTTTGAGCAAACTGGATTTGCTTTTGCCGTTTCATCCAGCCACGAGGTCGACTTGGCTTACACTCTCGATGGCCAACCGAGTGAAGATCTACTGACTGTGAAAACGGGCACTTCAAAACACTGCCTCCCTCGTGCAGGCCATTATGTTTTCACTCCAAAGAGCTGCCACGTCTTCGACCCTCCATCAATCGAATGGAGCTCTGATAAACCGGTCTTGGCGCACTTGAAATCTGTCAGCCATCGAGTTGGTATCGTCGTCCGTTCTGATCACGAAGTGACTGACCTACGAGTGACGGCCACTTCACCAAATGGGGAAGCAGCTTCTTTGATGCTGGAGTCGGTGGAAAAGCCATCGGAGAACGAATACGAACATCGTTTTGTCTTTAATGCACCCACCGGGGAGACCCTTCAGGTGGTAGCCACGGCTGAGTCGCTCCTGTTCTTCCCGGCAACGTTACAATTGACGGTGGGCAGAGAGTGTGATGATAAGGCAGGAACCATTATTGCCCAGCGTGGGCTTTATGTAAGCGGCTCGATACGTCCGGCAATCAGCGAAGTTCAGGTCACCATCACCGGAGGGAGGTTGACCCAACCAGTCACTGTGGAGACAGATAGCAACGGTCAATACATTTACGGCCCAGTCAATTTGGATGGCCATCCGATTCTGGACCTGGCAGCTACTTTCAGTCTTGACGCTAAAAAAAGAGGCTACATTGTCCGTCCAGATAAGGCATTTGGTGACTTTATCGCAGAGAAGCTGGCAGAAATCTCCGTCTTGGTACTAGATCGCGCTACCGGCCAACCATTACCTTCCGTTCTGGTGGCGGCTGCAGGTGGAGTTGGTTACAGACAGAATAGTCAAACTGGATCTGACGGGCGAGTTACATTGAGCAGCCTAAACCCGGGTGAGTACTTCATCAAGCCGGTGTTAAAAGAGTACCGATTCGAACCGAGCTCAAAACTGATTGAAATCGAAGATGGTGCCACCGTCGAATTGCAAATCAA TGGAGAGAGGGTAGCTTTCAGCTGTTTTGGATCCGTGACAGCTCTCAATGGAGAACCGGAAGGCTCCGTGAGTGTGGAAGCAGTTGGAACGGGTCCGTCTCATTGCGCCGAGTATCAGGAAGATGCGACGACCGAAGCAAATGGACAGTTCCGTATCCGCGGTCTGCTGCCTGGT TGCGAGTATACCGTACGGATGAAGACTGGCAACGGTTTCAACAAAAACGTGGAACGCACATTGCCTCTGAGCACAAGCATTAAAGTAGAAAACAACGATTTGTCCGGTCTGCGCTTTTCCGTTATCAAGGCCGTCAACCAGGCGGATGTCATGATCACGGTGGACGTACTCGAACCGGAGCATTTAAGGACGATCAAGTTGAATTTGTTTCGTGAAGATCAACCAGGAGTGGTTCTGCAAAGTCTCAAGCTGGACAACTCGCCTCTCGTCATTTTGCCCGTCTTGCCCATGGATGGTCGTAAATACTTCATCCAGCTGGAATCCAATTTAGGCCGTCACAATTACGACTACCAAATCCCTGAGCTCTCGTTTACTGCAAATACTTCCGTTCAGCACCTTTCTCTCCGCTTCCATCCGAGGAGGAAGACGGTCGATGCCTCCGAAACAACTCAAGTGTCCATCCGAGGCGTCCTGGTGGCTTTGCTTGTTGGCCTGGCCGTCTACTATCGCGAATCACTCGGCCCGCTTCTCAATCGAGCTTTGGCCATGGTGAATAACGCCCTGAAACCCAGCCGAGGTGGATTCGCCTTTGGTTCCGGTATGTCTGGAGTGCCAGTTTCGTCGGGTCATCCCAACAATCCCGTCTTTAGCGAGCAGGAGCTCGCTCTCATGGACGAGGGCAACTCTGTTGTGAAGAAAAGAGTCAAACCGAGAAGAGCTCAGTAA